In Nostoc sp. UHCC 0926, a single genomic region encodes these proteins:
- a CDS encoding nucleotidyltransferase family protein: MNSNTRLQMILADTPIDTVLRAIAQLNLPNWWLAGGAVRNTVWASIFGNGCGLGIKDFDIAFFDIEGNRSQELAAKATLTEQFPDDEFDVKNQASFARWRLGSRPYTSTEDGITNWLHTATAVGVRLDAQGKWQFFTPYGLDDLFDGIIRPTPAHTHNLNAQNKASGFLQKCPYLRLA, encoded by the coding sequence ATGAATAGTAACACTCGTCTACAGATGATTTTAGCTGATACACCTATTGATACAGTATTAAGAGCGATCGCTCAACTAAATCTACCTAACTGGTGGTTAGCCGGAGGTGCAGTCAGAAACACTGTTTGGGCTTCAATTTTTGGCAATGGTTGTGGCTTAGGTATTAAAGATTTTGATATTGCATTCTTTGATATAGAAGGGAATCGTTCCCAAGAACTAGCAGCAAAGGCGACTCTTACAGAACAATTTCCTGATGACGAGTTTGATGTCAAAAATCAAGCTAGTTTTGCTCGTTGGCGTCTTGGTAGCAGACCCTACACTAGTACAGAGGATGGCATCACAAATTGGCTGCACACTGCTACTGCTGTGGGAGTTCGACTAGATGCACAAGGTAAATGGCAATTTTTCACTCCCTACGGGTTGGATGACCTGTTTGACGGCATTATTCGACCGACGCCAGCACATACTCATAACCTAAATGCCCAGAACAAGGCATCTGGGTTTTTACAAAAGTGTCCTTATCTGCGGTTGGCGTAA
- a CDS encoding GFA family protein yields the protein MNLPYTGGCQCGQIRYEIHAQPLTLYLCHCKECQKQSSSAFGMSLTVSRDAVVIVQGKPKAWTRKNDSGREVNNLFCGDCGTRLFHERTYNSNTINVKAGTLDDTSWLRPVGNIWTRSAQSWVMISDQLLNYDGQPEDVRPLWEKWTQQHP from the coding sequence GTGAATCTTCCATATACTGGAGGTTGTCAATGTGGGCAGATTCGTTACGAAATTCATGCCCAACCGTTAACCCTCTACCTATGCCACTGTAAGGAGTGTCAGAAACAATCCTCTAGTGCCTTTGGAATGTCTCTTACTGTATCACGAGATGCTGTTGTGATTGTTCAGGGAAAACCGAAAGCTTGGACTCGGAAAAATGATAGCGGACGTGAAGTAAATAACCTGTTCTGTGGCGACTGCGGAACGCGATTGTTCCATGAACGGACTTACAACTCAAATACTATCAACGTCAAAGCTGGAACGTTAGATGATACAAGTTGGTTACGCCCAGTGGGTAACATCTGGACACGCAGTGCCCAATCATGGGTGATGATTTCAGACCAATTGCTCAACTATGATGGACAACCAGAGGATGTGCGCCCTTTATGGGAAAAATGGACACAACAGCATCCATAA